One window of the Carnobacterium maltaromaticum DSM 20342 genome contains the following:
- a CDS encoding glycoside hydrolase family 1 protein: MVKYEFPENFWWGSAASGPQTEGVYPGDGKGESLWDYWYEAEPEKFFNQVGPDKASRVYRKYPEDIQLMKATGHNSFRTSIQWSRLIPNGTGAVNPEAVTFYNNLIDEMIANGIEPFMNLYHFDIPMALQREGGWVNRKTVDAYVAFAKTCFELFGDRVKKWFTHNEPIVPVEAGYLYQFHYPMEINLRHAVQVGFHEMLASAKAIEAYHEMKLDGEIGIILNLTPSYPRDAANPADVKAAAIADAFFNRSFLDPSVKGTFPTELVEILKEIDHLPEYEADDLKTIAENTVDLLGINYYQPRRIKAKETPIDSTNGPMPEDYFDNYEMPGRKMNIYRGWEIYEKGIYDILTNVRENYGNIRCFISENGMGVEGEERFINDAGEIEDDYRIEFISEHLKYVHQAIAEGSNVQGYHMWTCMDNWSWTNAYKNRYGFISVNLDKEGERTIKKSGHWFKKMTDANGFND, from the coding sequence ATGGTAAAATATGAATTTCCTGAGAATTTTTGGTGGGGATCAGCAGCAAGCGGACCACAAACAGAAGGTGTTTACCCTGGAGACGGAAAAGGTGAAAGTTTATGGGATTATTGGTACGAAGCTGAACCTGAAAAATTCTTTAATCAAGTCGGACCAGATAAAGCCTCTCGCGTTTATCGTAAATATCCAGAAGATATCCAATTAATGAAAGCAACGGGACACAATAGTTTTAGAACATCAATACAATGGAGTCGCTTAATTCCTAACGGGACAGGAGCTGTAAATCCAGAAGCAGTTACTTTTTATAATAATTTAATTGATGAAATGATTGCTAATGGAATTGAGCCATTTATGAACTTGTATCATTTTGATATTCCAATGGCTTTACAACGTGAAGGTGGTTGGGTGAATCGTAAAACAGTTGATGCTTATGTTGCGTTTGCTAAAACTTGTTTTGAGCTATTTGGCGATCGTGTAAAAAAATGGTTTACTCATAATGAACCAATTGTTCCTGTAGAGGCGGGCTATTTATATCAGTTCCACTATCCAATGGAAATAAATTTACGCCATGCTGTTCAAGTTGGTTTTCATGAGATGTTAGCAAGTGCTAAAGCAATCGAAGCTTATCATGAAATGAAATTAGACGGTGAGATTGGTATTATTTTAAATTTAACACCAAGCTACCCAAGAGATGCTGCAAATCCAGCTGATGTTAAAGCAGCAGCTATTGCAGATGCATTCTTTAATCGTTCGTTTTTAGACCCATCTGTGAAAGGAACATTTCCAACTGAGTTAGTTGAAATTCTTAAAGAGATTGACCACTTACCTGAGTATGAGGCGGATGACTTGAAGACGATAGCTGAAAATACAGTTGATTTATTGGGAATTAATTATTATCAACCACGTCGTATCAAAGCTAAAGAAACACCAATTGATTCAACTAATGGACCAATGCCAGAAGATTACTTTGATAACTACGAAATGCCAGGCCGTAAAATGAATATTTATCGTGGTTGGGAAATCTATGAAAAAGGTATTTATGACATCTTGACAAATGTTCGTGAGAATTATGGAAATATTCGTTGCTTTATTTCTGAAAATGGAATGGGTGTTGAAGGCGAAGAACGTTTTATCAACGATGCTGGTGAAATTGAAGATGATTATCGGATTGAATTTATTAGCGAACATTTAAAATATGTTCACCAAGCAATTGCTGAAGGAAGTAATGTGCAAGGTTACCATATGTGGACTTGTATGGACAACTGGTCTTGGACGAACGCATATAAAAATCGTTATGGCTTTATTTCAGTTAACTTAGATAAAGAAGGCGAAAGAACAATTAAAAAAAGTGGTCATTGGTTTAAAAAAATGACAGATGCCAATGGTTTTAACGATTAA
- a CDS encoding GntR family transcriptional regulator, with protein MVKYQEIANEIRQRIKMGLYPVDTLIPDQITLAKEFDVSRMTMKKALDILAMEGLIYRQRGAGTFVMKNALAHPLDAPAKEYEGLTKQLKGQQLTSQVIYFNIEFPSQEVMDQLMLKESQPVYKIIRLRSVNQEPYVIEHTYMPADIVTGLTEDVLLGSIYAYLKEELGFVFGGAYRKIHADKASEYDQKYLECGEHDPVLEVEQLVYLKDGRPFEYSRSRHRYDKRSYTVLEVSNNS; from the coding sequence ATGGTGAAGTACCAAGAAATCGCAAATGAAATCAGACAGCGAATTAAAATGGGATTATATCCAGTTGATACGCTCATTCCAGATCAGATTACATTAGCTAAAGAATTTGATGTCAGCCGAATGACAATGAAAAAAGCACTAGATATTTTAGCTATGGAAGGCTTAATTTATCGTCAAAGAGGAGCGGGAACATTTGTCATGAAGAATGCCTTGGCTCATCCTTTAGATGCTCCGGCTAAAGAATACGAAGGTTTAACGAAACAATTAAAAGGACAGCAATTAACTAGTCAAGTAATCTATTTTAATATTGAATTTCCTAGTCAAGAAGTGATGGATCAGTTGATGTTAAAAGAGAGTCAACCGGTCTACAAAATTATTCGGTTAAGAAGTGTAAATCAAGAGCCATATGTAATAGAGCATACGTATATGCCAGCAGATATTGTTACAGGATTGACTGAAGACGTTCTTTTAGGCTCTATTTATGCCTATTTAAAAGAAGAATTAGGCTTCGTATTTGGTGGAGCTTATCGGAAAATTCATGCAGATAAGGCATCTGAGTATGATCAAAAATATTTAGAATGTGGGGAGCATGATCCCGTTTTAGAAGTAGAACAACTTGTTTATTTAAAAGATGGCCGACCTTTTGAGTATTCAAGAAGTCGACATCGTTATGATAAAAGAAGTTATACTGTTTTAGAAGTTAGTAACAACAGCTAA
- a CDS encoding LytR/AlgR family response regulator transcription factor, producing the protein MHIAICEDETVQQEELYNLLQAYQSFFPTPLAIEVFSNAEDLIEVCHYSGNRFDLIFLDIALPKLNGIEAAKIIRQMDAEVELVFLTSMLDYSLEGYHVKALRYLLKPIKAHQLDELLKTIKNSKPKASLTISNKFGQKKIALDQIYFIESRQRKLFFHTTTESSEMYGKLNDLEEKLKFKHFARCHQSYLIHLPYVTEIIKDQVKLENQLLLPISKAHRKTFKEAFFDYLTIGGEWLD; encoded by the coding sequence ATGCATATCGCTATTTGTGAAGATGAAACAGTACAACAAGAAGAACTATACAACCTATTACAAGCTTATCAAAGCTTTTTTCCTACACCATTAGCTATTGAAGTTTTCAGTAACGCTGAGGATTTAATTGAGGTTTGTCATTATTCTGGTAATCGCTTTGACTTAATTTTTCTAGATATAGCCTTGCCTAAATTAAATGGCATAGAAGCTGCTAAAATAATTAGGCAAATGGATGCTGAGGTCGAACTTGTATTTCTAACAAGTATGCTTGACTATTCTTTAGAAGGCTATCATGTCAAAGCCTTACGTTATCTACTGAAACCAATTAAAGCACATCAATTAGACGAACTTCTTAAGACTATAAAAAATAGTAAACCAAAGGCTAGCCTGACAATTTCCAATAAATTTGGTCAAAAAAAGATTGCTTTAGATCAAATTTATTTTATTGAGAGCCGACAACGTAAATTATTTTTTCATACCACTACGGAAAGTAGTGAAATGTACGGAAAACTGAATGATTTAGAGGAAAAACTAAAGTTCAAACATTTTGCTCGCTGTCACCAGTCTTATTTAATTCATTTGCCTTATGTCACTGAAATTATAAAAGACCAAGTGAAATTAGAAAATCAACTGCTGCTCCCCATTAGCAAAGCACATAGGAAAACTTTTAAAGAAGCCTTCTTTGACTATTTAACTATAGGCGGTGAGTGGCTTGATTAA
- a CDS encoding GNAT family N-acetyltransferase, with amino-acid sequence MEIREVDSKKNQEMLSTLLENYSQSQNKNIPVYEKKEISLAAYDGATFLGGITGEIFWNHLHVSLLAIHPDNQKGGVGSRLLEQIELIARENNCTLILLETMSWQAPKFYPKHGYTLFGTVEDYPIKGEAQYSFQKRLS; translated from the coding sequence ATGGAAATTAGAGAAGTTGACAGTAAAAAAAATCAAGAAATGCTTTCAACGCTTTTAGAAAATTACAGTCAAAGTCAGAATAAAAATATCCCTGTTTACGAAAAAAAAGAAATTTCGTTAGCTGCATATGATGGTGCTACTTTTTTAGGCGGTATTACCGGTGAAATTTTTTGGAATCATCTTCACGTAAGTTTATTAGCCATTCATCCAGATAACCAAAAAGGTGGTGTTGGAAGTCGCTTACTTGAACAAATCGAACTTATTGCTCGTGAAAATAACTGTACATTAATTTTATTAGAAACCATGAGCTGGCAAGCACCTAAGTTCTACCCAAAACATGGCTATACTCTTTTTGGTACTGTTGAAGATTATCCAATTAAAGGTGAGGCACAATATTCTTTTCAAAAAAGATTATCTTAA
- a CDS encoding HdeD family acid-resistance protein — MSTKYQNQFILFCTGILLVALGGIIIVFNETIFMPLFFLVAIAFFIDGLSHLIRFFIHKQKDWKLLQDSSIKVFVGLIIYYLPTVPIHLVMMIFGGYTAIKGFAKIIAYRTLRKSHLAGWYQLLVSGIFLLTIGFLLLFSPFFHLNQTLNTFGLYFLMYGIVNLYFFLLNFLERTKIDDFKRKIRITLPIFVEAFLPKMVLKETNNFLKTSSDPSSISEFVDKKNDLVPNLEIFIHVTEKSFGAIGHMDLYFDGEIISYGNYDEASYRLFDTMGDGVLMTSSKEDYIPFCIKYSQKTLFGFGIILTDEQVVKVRNAISELKSTATPWRSELELALMDNPNINPNDYSDYASDVSKEIAASFYKFKNEPFKSYFVLTTNCVLLADTILGPSGIDLLKLNGILSPGTYLHYLRQELKKTDSNVISYEIYN, encoded by the coding sequence ATGTCTACAAAATATCAAAATCAATTTATTTTATTTTGCACTGGAATTTTATTAGTCGCATTAGGTGGAATCATCATTGTTTTTAATGAAACCATTTTTATGCCTTTATTTTTTTTAGTAGCGATTGCCTTTTTTATCGACGGTTTATCTCATCTTATTCGCTTTTTTATCCATAAACAGAAAGACTGGAAATTACTTCAAGATAGCTCAATAAAAGTTTTTGTTGGCTTAATTATTTATTATTTACCCACAGTTCCAATCCATCTCGTTATGATGATTTTTGGAGGATATACCGCCATTAAAGGCTTTGCTAAGATTATTGCTTACCGCACTCTTCGAAAAAGTCATTTAGCCGGTTGGTACCAGTTACTCGTTAGTGGTATTTTTCTTTTGACGATTGGATTTCTACTTTTATTTTCACCTTTTTTCCACTTAAATCAAACGTTAAATACATTTGGGCTCTACTTCTTAATGTATGGCATTGTAAATCTTTACTTTTTTCTTTTAAATTTTCTTGAACGGACAAAGATTGATGATTTTAAACGAAAAATTCGAATTACATTACCCATTTTCGTGGAAGCATTTCTTCCTAAGATGGTCCTAAAAGAAACCAATAATTTTTTAAAAACTAGTTCTGATCCTAGTTCAATCTCAGAATTTGTTGATAAAAAAAATGATTTAGTCCCAAATTTAGAAATATTTATTCATGTGACTGAAAAAAGCTTTGGTGCTATTGGGCATATGGATCTGTACTTTGATGGCGAGATTATTTCTTACGGAAATTACGATGAAGCTTCCTATCGACTTTTTGATACCATGGGGGATGGTGTACTTATGACTTCAAGTAAAGAGGATTATATTCCTTTTTGTATTAAATACAGTCAAAAAACATTATTTGGATTCGGAATTATCTTAACGGATGAACAAGTAGTAAAAGTTCGAAATGCTATTAGCGAACTAAAGTCCACCGCCACTCCTTGGCGTTCTGAGTTAGAATTAGCTTTGATGGATAATCCCAATATAAATCCAAACGACTATTCAGATTATGCTAGCGATGTTTCCAAGGAAATTGCTGCTTCATTTTATAAATTTAAAAATGAACCTTTCAAATCTTATTTTGTTTTAACAACAAATTGTGTCCTCTTAGCTGATACAATTTTAGGTCCCTCTGGAATTGATTTATTAAAACTTAACGGAATCCTTTCCCCAGGTACTTACTTACATTATTTACGTCAAGAACTAAAAAAAACGGATAGTAATGTGATTAGCTATGAAATATATAACTAA
- a CDS encoding FtsW/RodA/SpoVE family cell cycle protein, with translation MKKIDYYLLVPYLTLIFIGSLMVYSASADVSLVQYGTGTKYFVGQLVFIGAGMTMLVITSQLKMSFLKNKNLVLCLFFAMLLLLASVLIIGENINGAKRWIDIGFFNIQPVEISKLVLVWYTAYILSRRQSQMQRNWFKAILPPIVIVGISSLLILLQPDAGSVIIIAIVIVVQIFASGMPFKIGMISSLAASGVIAGYLKLLTIYGAKMPGMSTYRYARFEAFWNPFELADSSGMQLSGSYLALGRGGVFGVGLGKSVLKKGYLPEPHTDFILAIIGEEFGLIGVCLILVALSTLILRIFYLANHTKDSFSSLLCIGIGTMMLIQTGINIGGVIGLVPISGVTLPFVSYGGSSILILSIALGLVFNVSRRITK, from the coding sequence ATGAAAAAAATAGATTATTATTTGCTAGTACCTTATCTGACATTGATCTTTATAGGTTCTTTAATGGTCTATAGTGCAAGCGCAGATGTTTCTTTGGTACAATATGGCACAGGTACTAAATATTTTGTTGGTCAGCTTGTCTTTATTGGTGCTGGGATGACGATGCTTGTTATAACTAGCCAGCTTAAAATGAGCTTTTTAAAAAATAAAAATTTAGTTTTATGTTTATTTTTTGCGATGCTACTTTTGTTAGCTTCAGTTTTAATAATTGGTGAGAATATTAATGGTGCTAAGAGGTGGATCGACATTGGTTTTTTCAATATCCAACCAGTTGAAATTTCAAAGTTAGTCTTAGTTTGGTATACTGCGTATATTTTATCTCGTCGGCAATCACAAATGCAAAGAAACTGGTTTAAAGCTATTTTACCCCCCATTGTTATAGTAGGAATTAGTTCTTTGCTGATTTTGCTACAACCAGATGCTGGTAGTGTCATTATTATTGCAATTGTTATTGTAGTTCAAATTTTTGCAAGTGGGATGCCTTTTAAAATTGGGATGATTAGTAGTTTGGCTGCTTCAGGAGTGATTGCTGGGTACTTAAAATTACTTACGATTTATGGAGCAAAGATGCCAGGGATGTCAACCTATCGCTATGCCCGTTTTGAAGCTTTTTGGAACCCTTTTGAATTAGCCGATAGTTCTGGTATGCAGTTAAGCGGTTCCTATTTAGCTTTAGGCCGAGGTGGTGTTTTTGGTGTTGGTTTGGGAAAAAGTGTTCTGAAAAAGGGCTACTTGCCTGAGCCACATACTGATTTTATCCTAGCTATTATTGGGGAAGAATTTGGATTGATCGGGGTTTGCCTTATTTTGGTAGCATTAAGTACGCTGATTTTACGTATCTTTTATTTAGCAAATCATACAAAAGATTCTTTTTCTTCCTTACTTTGCATAGGGATAGGGACGATGATGTTGATTCAAACGGGAATTAATATTGGTGGTGTGATTGGACTTGTGCCGATTAGTGGGGTTACTTTACCTTTTGTTAGTTATGGTGGATCCAGTATTTTAATACTATCAATCGCACTGGGGCTAGTTTTTAATGTGAGTCGAAGAATAACTAAATAG
- the rodA gene encoding rod shape-determining protein RodA, with the protein MTKEKNNEQNFAIVLLLMILALISLATIHSATGGWHYVIMQGAWYLVGAVIVFIVMQFDSEQLWKLAPVAYGIGIILLIAVLIVGVEINGSTRWINLGFMNFQTSEVMKIAFILTLARLLTSHNRKVMNRTIKSDSWLLTKIVLLSLPPIGLIMLQSDLGTTIVFIAIIAGMTLLSGVSWKILGPLIGIVSSILIGMFCLILFNREILYKIGFHSYQFDRVDVWLDPYLDVSGDSYQSIQSMKAIGSGQIGGKGFGMSEVYVPENHTDFIFTVLGENFGFIGSAILLFVYFLLIYRFVLTCFKIRNEFYSYIVTGVIMLVSFHIFENIGMTIGLLPVTGIPLPFISYGGSSLLGNMIAVGLVLSMNHHNHDYIFSEKDKNFE; encoded by the coding sequence ATGACAAAAGAAAAAAATAATGAACAAAATTTTGCAATTGTCTTGTTATTGATGATTTTAGCTTTAATTAGTTTAGCAACGATTCATAGTGCGACTGGTGGATGGCACTATGTGATTATGCAAGGAGCATGGTACTTGGTGGGGGCAGTGATTGTCTTTATCGTGATGCAATTTGATAGTGAACAACTTTGGAAACTAGCTCCAGTCGCTTATGGGATTGGAATTATTCTTTTAATTGCTGTTTTGATAGTTGGAGTTGAAATTAATGGGTCTACGAGATGGATCAATTTAGGCTTTATGAATTTTCAAACTTCTGAAGTAATGAAAATTGCATTTATTTTAACTTTAGCTCGACTATTAACTAGTCACAATCGAAAAGTAATGAACCGAACGATAAAATCGGATAGTTGGTTGTTGACTAAAATTGTTCTTTTAAGTTTACCACCAATAGGATTAATTATGTTACAATCAGATTTAGGGACAACGATTGTTTTTATTGCGATTATTGCAGGAATGACCTTATTATCAGGCGTTAGTTGGAAAATTTTAGGACCTCTAATTGGAATTGTTAGCAGTATTTTAATTGGTATGTTTTGTTTAATATTATTTAATCGCGAAATTCTTTATAAAATTGGGTTTCACAGTTATCAATTTGATCGGGTTGATGTGTGGTTAGATCCTTATCTAGATGTTTCTGGGGACTCTTATCAATCAATTCAGAGTATGAAGGCGATTGGTTCAGGACAAATAGGTGGAAAAGGCTTTGGGATGTCAGAAGTTTATGTTCCTGAAAATCATACAGATTTTATTTTTACCGTTTTAGGAGAAAATTTTGGATTTATCGGAAGTGCTATACTGCTGTTTGTTTATTTTTTACTGATTTATCGTTTTGTTTTAACTTGTTTCAAAATTAGAAATGAATTTTATTCTTACATTGTGACTGGGGTTATTATGCTGGTTAGTTTTCATATTTTTGAAAATATTGGTATGACAATTGGCTTGCTTCCAGTGACGGGAATTCCATTACCGTTTATTAGCTATGGAGGGTCCTCTTTATTAGGGAACATGATTGCCGTTGGTTTAGTATTATCCATGAACCATCATAATCATGATTATATTTTTTCTGAAAAAGATAAAAATTTTGAGTAA
- the smpB gene encoding SsrA-binding protein SmpB, with the protein MPKHEGKLVAQNRKARHDYTIIDTIEAGMVLQGTEIKSIRGARINLKDGYARIYKDEIYLHNVHISPYEQGNQFNHDPLRIRKLLMHKKQIARLVNETKGTGITLVPLKVYIKNGYAKVLIGLAKGKKNYDKREDLKRKDAKRDLDRTMKIR; encoded by the coding sequence ATGCCAAAACACGAAGGCAAATTAGTTGCCCAAAATCGAAAAGCACGCCATGATTATACTATTATCGATACAATAGAAGCTGGTATGGTTTTACAGGGCACTGAAATTAAATCAATTCGAGGAGCTCGAATTAATTTAAAAGATGGTTATGCACGTATTTATAAGGATGAAATCTATTTACACAATGTCCATATTAGTCCTTATGAACAAGGCAATCAGTTTAATCATGATCCACTTCGAATTCGCAAACTATTAATGCATAAAAAACAAATTGCCCGTCTAGTAAATGAAACTAAAGGAACAGGAATTACCTTAGTCCCTTTAAAAGTTTATATAAAAAATGGCTATGCAAAAGTCTTAATTGGATTAGCTAAAGGGAAGAAAAACTATGATAAGCGTGAAGATTTAAAACGCAAAGATGCAAAACGTGACTTGGATCGGACGATGAAAATCAGATAG
- a CDS encoding helix-turn-helix domain-containing protein — translation MDILLDKLGTRKVKILELLISEDRYWRLDEIADRIKSSKKTVQLDMKMIQHDIAEWSTDEIKLDVSSRGSFLKKSNDFYMHKIYLSYIKAGIPYHLFDALFQEDIESLTYFAEDQHVSYTSFYKQIKELREWLDYYAISIVNNPPAFRGTEKQIRYCGMHIYWRVFKGLEWPFPTIDREPILEMIIAAEKVYGHTFNLIEREQTAYWAACAQVRILGGDLIDCVEEFQGIKEGNPLYKELEPLILNMFKEMPLSGDALSNEVDYIFSLFNIIPHQIETTELVKDTVGFLKQNQLPSYQATELILDEFLKNLHTIGLKKDNLLLIESLSSIHYHAYLFKADSIRFYFSKFAYNERKYHRLFYKKFQPIAERLAKIPEVAPIFEQSEFLFNHYIPFIAPYIDWSYYEKIIRVQILTENGRYTEIKLGKDIINILPHRLEIVSSYQLEPAHEAEVDLIVTDCLITGIDTPVFICKIPPTMGDWTRLERYISDISMRE, via the coding sequence ATGGACATATTATTAGATAAGCTTGGCACTCGCAAAGTGAAAATTTTAGAATTGTTGATTTCTGAAGATCGTTATTGGCGATTAGATGAAATTGCTGATAGAATTAAAAGTTCTAAAAAAACGGTGCAACTAGATATGAAAATGATTCAGCACGATATTGCAGAGTGGAGTACAGATGAGATTAAACTGGATGTCTCTTCAAGAGGTTCCTTTTTAAAGAAGAGCAATGATTTTTATATGCATAAAATCTATTTGTCCTATATTAAAGCTGGTATTCCGTATCATCTTTTTGATGCTTTATTTCAAGAAGATATTGAGTCGCTAACATACTTTGCTGAAGATCAGCATGTTAGTTATACTAGTTTTTATAAGCAAATTAAAGAATTAAGAGAGTGGTTAGATTATTATGCCATCTCAATAGTGAATAATCCTCCAGCTTTTAGAGGCACCGAAAAGCAAATACGTTATTGTGGTATGCATATCTATTGGCGTGTCTTTAAAGGTTTGGAATGGCCATTTCCTACTATTGATAGGGAACCTATCCTCGAAATGATTATAGCTGCAGAAAAGGTTTACGGGCATACCTTTAATTTAATTGAGCGAGAACAAACTGCTTATTGGGCGGCTTGCGCACAAGTTCGAATTTTGGGTGGTGATTTGATTGACTGTGTGGAAGAATTTCAAGGAATTAAAGAAGGAAATCCGCTATATAAAGAGTTAGAACCATTAATTTTGAACATGTTTAAAGAAATGCCATTAAGTGGAGATGCTTTATCAAATGAAGTCGATTACATTTTTTCTTTGTTTAATATTATTCCACATCAAATTGAAACGACAGAGCTTGTAAAAGATACAGTTGGTTTTTTGAAACAAAATCAGCTACCATCCTACCAAGCAACAGAATTAATACTAGATGAGTTTCTAAAAAATTTACACACTATTGGTTTGAAAAAGGATAATCTTTTATTAATTGAAAGTTTAAGTAGTATCCACTATCATGCCTATTTATTTAAAGCTGATTCAATTCGCTTTTATTTTTCTAAATTTGCTTATAATGAGCGTAAGTATCATCGTCTATTTTACAAAAAATTCCAACCAATTGCGGAAAGATTAGCAAAAATACCTGAAGTAGCTCCAATTTTTGAGCAAAGTGAATTCTTATTTAATCATTATATTCCATTTATCGCTCCATATATAGATTGGAGTTATTATGAAAAAATTATCAGAGTCCAAATTTTAACCGAAAATGGTCGGTATACTGAAATTAAATTAGGTAAGGATATCATAAATATCTTGCCTCATAGACTTGAAATAGTTTCTTCTTATCAACTTGAACCAGCTCACGAAGCAGAGGTTGATTTGATTGTGACAGATTGTTTAATTACAGGTATAGATACTCCCGTTTTTATTTGTAAAATTCCTCCAACAATGGGAGACTGGACTCGTTTAGAACGATATATTTCAGATATAAGTATGAGAGAATAA
- a CDS encoding sensor histidine kinase: MSGLINIDSAFFFYASHLFEASFEAFLMFYFFKNFIGVPRLNKVFLLACFFCLDFVTTYFEQLHPFIYLAILISVLTLISFSFSGSTKLRLQAAALYFIMTLFSEKVVIYVSDAIYILSSNFQHSDSLKIIFFYFCSDILQFFFVYNVVQLRKGLNKQFYLTFLMTLSLVVINLILIYNSLLVIFLEVNKIYISLTILSIFVILFFSYFVIQLVEKMARHYQLDFENRALNQQLHYQKMTQDKMLKAQKEVRSLKHDLRNHLVSLSYLVKKNDLPSTEIYLKELLAMESLADPTSFTENLVIDALLTQLDERCLIENIHLDLVVKPLNIKEIKDIDLAILFGNAFDNALEAVSPLPEDQKKICLSMHFKKNYLFITLKNTQNNQNNHYHFHSDYSYPTTKENKKNHGFGLKNMEQVVSKYDGQLKIKNEKETFTLVLVLKDAL, from the coding sequence GTGAGTGGCTTGATTAATATAGACTCTGCATTCTTTTTTTATGCAAGCCATCTTTTTGAGGCTAGTTTTGAAGCCTTTTTAATGTTCTATTTTTTTAAGAACTTCATTGGAGTTCCACGTTTAAATAAAGTCTTTTTGCTAGCTTGTTTCTTTTGCTTAGACTTTGTTACGACTTATTTTGAACAATTGCATCCTTTTATCTATCTAGCAATTTTAATTAGTGTACTCACACTAATTAGTTTTTCTTTTTCAGGATCTACGAAACTGCGTTTACAGGCTGCTGCTTTATATTTTATAATGACTCTCTTTTCTGAAAAAGTTGTTATTTATGTATCCGATGCTATTTACATTTTATCCAGTAATTTTCAACATTCCGACTCTTTGAAAATTATTTTCTTTTATTTTTGTAGTGATATTTTACAATTTTTCTTTGTCTACAATGTTGTTCAACTAAGAAAAGGCTTGAATAAACAATTCTATCTCACTTTTTTAATGACACTTTCTTTAGTTGTGATTAATTTAATTTTAATTTACAATTCACTCTTAGTCATCTTCCTTGAGGTAAATAAAATTTATATTAGTCTAACTATTCTTTCGATTTTTGTTATTTTATTTTTCAGTTATTTTGTTATACAACTCGTCGAAAAAATGGCTCGCCACTATCAGCTAGACTTTGAAAATAGAGCCTTAAATCAACAATTACACTATCAAAAAATGACTCAAGATAAAATGCTCAAAGCTCAAAAAGAGGTACGCAGTCTTAAACATGATTTGCGAAATCATCTTGTTTCACTCTCTTATCTAGTCAAAAAAAATGATTTACCTAGTACTGAAATCTATTTAAAAGAGCTTCTAGCTATGGAAAGCTTAGCTGATCCTACTTCTTTTACAGAAAATCTAGTAATTGACGCATTATTAACTCAATTAGATGAACGCTGTTTAATTGAAAATATCCATTTGGATTTGGTTGTCAAACCATTAAATATAAAAGAAATTAAAGACATTGATTTAGCGATACTATTCGGAAATGCTTTTGATAATGCACTTGAAGCTGTTTCACCACTTCCAGAGGACCAAAAGAAAATTTGCTTATCTATGCATTTCAAAAAAAATTATTTATTTATCACACTTAAAAATACCCAAAATAACCAAAATAACCACTATCACTTTCATTCAGACTACTCTTATCCTACTACTAAAGAAAATAAAAAAAACCACGGATTTGGTTTGAAAAATATGGAGCAAGTTGTAAGTAAATATGACGGGCAATTAAAAATAAAAAATGAAAAAGAAACTTTTACCTTGGTTTTAGTTTTAAAAGATGCACTATAA